The proteins below are encoded in one region of Misgurnus anguillicaudatus chromosome 24, ASM2758022v2, whole genome shotgun sequence:
- the LOC141361422 gene encoding 26S proteasome non-ATPase regulatory subunit 2-like: protein MEETAKKEKKQAEITEEKDKKPAGKEKEKKEEQELSEEDKQLQEELEMLVERLGEKDTSLYRPALEELRRQIRSSTTSMTSVPKPLKFLRPHYAKLKEIYQNMSAGDNKHFCADVVSVLAMTMSNERECLKYRLLGSQEELASWGHEYVRHLAGEVAKEWQEIEEGDKAQQEVLLKLVKEIVPYNMAHNAEHEACDLLMEIERLDMLEIYIDENAYAKVCLYLTSCVSYVPEPENSALLKCALNIFRKFNRYPEALRLALMLNDVELVENIFTSCKDIVIQKQMAFMLGRHGMFLELNEDVEDYEDLTEIMSNVQLNSNFLALARELDIMEPKVPDDIYKTHLENNRFGGSGSQVDSARMNLASSFVNGFVNAAFGQDKLLTEDGNKWLYKNKDHGMLSAAASLGMILLWDVDGGLTQIDKYLYSSEDYIKSGALLACGIVNSGVRNECDPALALLSDYVLHNSNIMRIGAIFGLGLAYAGSNREDVLSLLLPVMGDSKSSMEVAGVTALACGMIAVGSCNGDVTSTILQTIMEKSEQELKDTYARWLPLGLGLNHLGKGEAIETTLAALQVVPEPYRSFANTLVDICGYAGSGNVLKVQQLLHICSEHYDTKDKDDDKDKKDKKDKEKKDTASDMGSHQGVAVLGIALIAMGEEIGSEMALRTFGHLLRYGEPTLRRAVPLALALISVSNPRLNILDTLSKFSHDADPEVSHNSIFAMGMVGSGTNNARLAAMLRQLAQYHAKDPNNLFMVRLAQGLTHLGKGTLTLCPYHSDRQLMSQVAVAGLLTVLVSFLDVKNIILGKSHYVLYGLVAAMQPRMLVTFDEELRPLPVSVRVGQAVDVVGQAGKPKAITGFQTHTTPVLLAHGERAELATEEYIPVTPILEGFVILRKNPNYDA, encoded by the exons ATGGAGGAAACCGCTAAAAAAGAGAAGAAACAGGCCGAAATCACAGAGGAGAAAGACAAAAAACCTGCGggaaaagagaaagagaagaaAGAAGAGCAGGAGCtg TCAGAGGAGGACAAACAGCTTCAGGAGGAGTTGGAGATGCTCGTGGAGAGATTGGGt GAAAAGGACACATCTCTATACCGTCCTGCTCTGGAAGAACTACGGCGTCAGATTCGTTCATCCACGACCTCCATGACCTCTGTGCCTAAACCACTCAAGTTCCTGCGGCCCCATTATGCCAAACTCAAAGAGATTTACCAGAACATGAGCGCTGGCGACAACAAG CATTTCTGTGCTGATGTTGTCTCTGTGCTCGCTATGACAATGAGCAATGAGCGAGAGTGTCTCAAATATCGTCTGCTGGGCTCACAGGAGGAGCTGGCATCATGGGGTCATGAATACGTCAG GCATCTCGCAGGAGAAGTTGCTAAGGAATGGCAGGAGATTGAGGAAGGTGATAAAGCTCAACAGGAAGTTTTATTGAAACTTGTTAAAGAGATCGTTCCCTATAACATGGCCCATAATGCCGAGCATGAGGCCTGTGACCTCCTCATGGAGATCGAACGACTCGACATGCTGGaaatatacattgatgaaaacGCTTATGCTAAAGTTTGTCTTTACTTGACCAG CTGTGTGAGTTATGTCCCCGAGCCTGAAAACTCAGCTCTGTTGAAATGTGCTCTCAATATCTTCCGCAAGTTTAACCGTTACCCAGAAGCCCTCAGACTGGCGCTGATGCTCAATGATGTGGAGCTGGTGGAGAATATCTTCACATCCTGCAAGGACAT tGTCATTCAGAAACAGATGGCGTTTATGTTGGGTCGACATGGCATGTTCTTGGAGCTCAATGAAGATGTGGAGGATTATGAAGATCTGACAGAGATCATGTCCAACGTGCAGCTCAACAGCAACTTTTTGGCACTGGCTAGAGAG CTGGATATCATGGAGCCTAAAGTCCCAGATGACATCTATAAAACCCACCTGGAGAACAACA GGTTTGGAGGCAGTGGATCACAGGTGGATTCTGCTCGTATGAATCTGGCCTCCTCGTTTGTGAACGGTTTCGTGAACGCAGCGTTCGGTCAGGACAAACTGCTCACTGAAGATGGAAACAAATGGCTGTACAAGAACAAGGACCACG gcaTGCTCAGTGCTGCGGCATCTCTAGGAATGATTCTGCTGTGGGATGTGGATGGAGGTTTAACACAGATTGATAAATATCTTTATTCATCTGAAGACTACAtcaag TCGGGGGCACTGTTGGCGTGTGGTATTGTGAATTCAGGTGTTCGTAATGAGTGTGACCCTGCGCTGGCTCTTCTGTCAGATTACGTCCTGCACAACAGTAACATCATGAGGATCGGAGCCATTTTTGG GCTGGGTCTGGCGTATGCTGGATCTAACAGAGAGGACGTTCTCTCACTTCTGCTGCCTGTCATGGGCGACTCAAAATCCAGCATGGAG GTGGCTGGAGTGACGGCGCTGGCGTGTGGAATGATCGCTGTGGGCTCCTGTAATGGTGATGTCACTTCCACCATCCTTCAAACCATCATGGAGAAGAGCGAACAGGAGCTAAAGGACACTTACGCTCGCTGGCTGCCACTCGGTCTTGGACTCAATCACCTCG GTAAAGGTGAGGCGATTGAAACGACGCTAGCAGCTCTACAGGTGGTACCTGAACCCTACCGCAGTTTTGCCAACACGCTGGTGGACATCTGCGGATACGCAG GTTCAGGTAACGTTCTGAAGGTTCAGCAGCTGTTACACATCTGCAGCGAGCATTACGACACTAAAGACAAGGACGATGACAAAGACAAGAAAGacaaaaaagacaaagaaaagAAAGACACTGCGTCAGATATGGGCTCACACCAG GGTGTGGCGGTGTTGGGTATTGCTCTCATCGCTATGGGTGAGGAGATCGGTTCAGAAATGGCTCTGCGAACGTTTGGTCACCT GTTGCGTTACGGTGAGCCGACATTAAGGAGAGCTGTACCCTTAGCACTTGCCCTCATCTCGGTGTCGAACCCACGGCTGAACATTCTGGACACCCTCAGCAAATTCTCACACGACGCCGACCCAGAAGTCTCTCACAACTCCATCTTTGCCATGGGAATGGTCGGCAGTG gcACTAATAATGCACGTTTGGCtgctatgctcagacagttggcacAGTATCACGCCAAAGACCCCAACAACCTCTTTATGGTTCGACTCGCACAG GGTCTCACACATCTTGGTAAAGGCACATTAACACTGTGTCCGTACCACAGTGATCGACAGCTCATGAGTCAGGTGGCTGTCGCTGGACTCCTCACCGTCCTTGTCTCCTTCCTCGACGTCAAAAACA TAATCCTGGGCAAGTCTCATTATGTTTTGTACGGGCTGGTGGCAGCGATGCAGCCTCGCATGTTGGTCACCTTTGACGAAGAGCTCAGACCTCTGCCGGTGTCTGTCCGTGTCGGCCAG GCTGTGGATGTGGTGGGTCAGGCGGGTAAACCCAAGGCCATCACAGGCTTTCAGACTCACACCACACCAGTATTGCTTGCTCACGGTGAGAGAGCAGAACTGGCAACCGAAGAGTACATCCCTGTCACGCCTATTCTCGAAGGCTTCGTCATACTGCGCAAAAACCCCAACTATGACGCCTAG